A section of the Deltaproteobacteria bacterium genome encodes:
- a CDS encoding RidA family protein has translation MKIEKITSPHVPEPPPGRWSNALRVGDMLFVSGTVSRGPDGVSVEGKNEYEQTKNIFTRIRHLVEAAGGAMSDIVKMTIYVVNIKQNTEVWRARQEFFTGAFPCSTLVEVRSLATPEIVVEIEVIACLGAGKR, from the coding sequence ATGAAGATCGAAAAAATTACCAGTCCTCATGTCCCCGAGCCGCCGCCGGGCCGTTGGTCCAACGCGCTGCGGGTCGGCGACATGTTGTTCGTATCAGGCACGGTCTCTCGCGGGCCGGATGGTGTGAGTGTTGAAGGCAAGAACGAATATGAGCAGACGAAAAATATTTTCACGCGCATTCGCCATCTCGTCGAGGCCGCCGGCGGCGCGATGTCGGACATCGTGAAGATGACGATCTATGTGGTCAACATCAAACAAAACACCGAGGTCTGGCGCGCGCGTCAGGAATTTTTCACCGGCGCTTTCCCCTGCTCGACATTAGTCGAGGTGCGAAGTCTGGCGACGCCCGAGATTGTAGTTGAAATAGAAGTGATCGCT
- a CDS encoding Rieske 2Fe-2S domain-containing protein produces MLCQEDNDLITRTGPGTPGGNLMRRYWHPVALVEELPADGAPLPLRILSEDLVLFRGEDGELGLIGLHCSHRRADLSYGRVENGGLRCLYHGWLFDRHGRCIEQPCEPPNRRFCEKVRHPAYPVQERSGVIFTYMGPREPPELPNYEPLVAPKGHVLVTKIFHECNYFQANEGNLDPSHVSYLHRQANVPANLKRTVKGTDGKLPLALYDADMAPRIDAEETDYGVRIFSLRNVDGRTFFRVTNYVFPNKATIPGPMSGDGYNLYWHVPVDDSHHWRYDFVFRRSAPMEPRDIERNQEILDELDANYHPKRNKANRYLQDRESMKTWSFSGMGRIFNTQDTAIVEGAGPILDRSKEFLGPSDRAIIAARRQLLRGINDLQAGREPPHVIRKPSDNRFPDLTVESEVLAPGADWQAHWKQRLAILRS; encoded by the coding sequence ATGCTCTGCCAAGAAGACAACGACCTCATCACTCGCACCGGCCCCGGCACTCCCGGCGGCAATCTCATGCGCCGGTACTGGCACCCAGTTGCGCTTGTCGAAGAACTGCCTGCCGATGGCGCACCCTTGCCCCTCAGAATATTGAGTGAAGACTTGGTCCTGTTTCGCGGCGAGGACGGCGAGCTCGGCTTGATCGGTCTGCACTGTTCACATCGACGCGCTGATCTAAGCTACGGCCGCGTCGAAAATGGCGGCCTGCGCTGCCTCTACCACGGCTGGCTCTTCGATCGCCACGGCCGCTGCATCGAGCAGCCTTGTGAACCGCCGAACCGGCGTTTCTGCGAAAAGGTGCGCCACCCTGCATATCCGGTGCAGGAGCGATCCGGCGTGATTTTCACCTACATGGGACCCCGAGAACCACCGGAGCTGCCCAACTATGAGCCGCTGGTTGCACCCAAAGGCCATGTGCTCGTTACCAAGATTTTTCACGAGTGCAATTACTTTCAAGCCAACGAGGGCAACCTCGACCCGAGCCATGTCTCCTACTTACATCGCCAAGCCAATGTCCCAGCCAATTTAAAACGCACGGTCAAGGGCACCGACGGCAAACTGCCTTTGGCGCTCTACGACGCCGACATGGCGCCGCGCATCGACGCCGAAGAGACCGACTACGGTGTGCGGATCTTCTCCCTGCGCAACGTCGATGGCCGGACTTTTTTTCGCGTGACTAACTACGTTTTCCCAAACAAAGCGACGATCCCCGGGCCCATGTCGGGCGACGGCTACAATCTCTATTGGCACGTGCCCGTCGACGACAGCCACCACTGGCGTTATGATTTCGTCTTTCGCCGCAGCGCGCCGATGGAGCCGCGCGACATCGAGCGCAATCAGGAAATCTTGGACGAGCTCGACGCCAACTACCACCCTAAACGCAACAAGGCCAATCGCTATCTGCAGGACCGCGAGTCCATGAAAACCTGGAGCTTCTCCGGCATGGGGCGCATCTTCAACACGCAAGACACAGCTATTGTCGAAGGCGCCGGCCCGATCCTCGATCGATCGAAGGAATTCCTCGGTCCCAGCGATCGCGCCATTATCGCCGCCCGGCGCCAACTGCTGCGCGGAATCAACGATCTCCAGGCCGGGCGCGAGCCACCCCATGTCATCCGCAAGCCGAGCGACAATCGTTTTCCCGATCTCACCGTAGAATCCGAGGTGCTCGCTCCTGGCGCCGACTGGCAGGCACATTGGAAACAGCGGCTCGCCATTCTGCGTTCGTAA
- a CDS encoding dienelactone hydrolase family protein encodes MAGTWEKVRVDKSDMPLYVSMPATDRQVPGIVVVHGRSGLEDFIKDATHMLALQGYAAVAPFLYHRDGPDCKDDNVTRKSRLRDPLIIDDVNAAIGFLKNHKQVNSAKLGIVGFCMGGRLVYLMSAANKDLKAGVMFYGSSTMLPYGDSGPTPFDRTKEISCPIQGHFGAEDTDPSPEDMRKLDAELTKYGRHHEFHVYQGAAHAFVNSGSDNYRPHAASLSWPKAMEFFARHLIA; translated from the coding sequence ATGGCAGGAACTTGGGAAAAGGTTCGCGTCGATAAAAGTGACATGCCGCTTTACGTGAGTATGCCGGCAACCGACCGACAGGTGCCTGGCATCGTGGTTGTGCACGGACGCTCCGGGCTAGAGGATTTCATCAAAGACGCAACCCATATGCTTGCCTTACAGGGTTACGCTGCCGTGGCGCCGTTCCTCTATCACCGCGACGGTCCCGACTGTAAAGACGATAACGTTACACGCAAATCGCGTTTGCGCGATCCGTTGATTATCGATGATGTGAACGCTGCCATTGGTTTTCTAAAAAATCACAAGCAAGTGAATAGCGCCAAGCTCGGCATTGTCGGCTTCTGCATGGGCGGGCGGTTGGTTTATCTGATGTCGGCGGCGAACAAGGACTTGAAAGCCGGCGTGATGTTCTACGGCAGCAGCACGATGCTGCCGTACGGCGACAGCGGGCCGACGCCGTTCGACCGTACTAAAGAAATCAGCTGCCCGATTCAGGGACACTTCGGCGCTGAAGATACAGATCCTTCGCCGGAGGACATGCGCAAGCTAGATGCCGAGCTAACCAAATACGGCAGGCACCACGAGTTTCACGTCTACCAAGGCGCCGCGCACGCGTTCGTCAATTCCGGCTCGGACAACTACCGGCCGCACGCGGCGTCTTTGTCGTGGCCGAAGGCTATGGAGTTTTTTGCAAGACATCTTATCGCATGA